The segment GGAAGTCCCTGAATGAGATCGGCATTTTAAAAGACCGCGAGGGTTTTTTGGACTTCCGGGAGATGCTCAACGAAACCGGGTTTGTTTTTTTTGCCGATGTTCCGGTGGAGTCCCGTGAAGGGAACCATCTGGATACAGAAGTGTATCTGGTTGATCGTGCAACCCAGGTCCAGTGCAATGTGCGGGATATCACCCGCAGGAAACAGGCCGAAATAGAACTGGTCCGCAGGAACGAGGAACTCCGTGCAGCGAATGAACAGCTGGCTGCGGCAGAAGAAGAACTGCGCCATAATTACGACGAACTGAGCAGAAAAGAGCAGAGCGTGCGGGAGAGCCTCGATATCTACCAGCGATTCTTCCAGACATCGCAGGACTGTGTGTTTATCACCACAAATGACGGGCACTGGGTAGACCTGAACGATGCCGCGGTGGAATTATTCGGGTATTCAGGCCGGGATGAGCTGATGCAGGTGAAGATTCCGGACCTTTATGCAAACCCGGAAGACAGGTCCCGGCACATCCGTATCATTGCGGAAAAAGGGTTCACCAAAGAATTCCCTGTCGACCTGCGAAAGAAGGACGGGATGGTGATGCACACGCTCATCACATCCGTAACCCGGCACGATACTGACGGCAACGTAACAGGATTCCAGGGTACAATCCGCGATATTACCGAACGCAGGCGGACGGAAACTGCATTGCAGCTGGCCCGCAATAAACTGAACCTGCTGAATTCCGTCACGTTCACCGATATCCAGAATGCAATATTCTCCCTGTCCGGGTATCTTGACCTGGAAAAACAGGTCTCCCGGAATGAAAAAATTCAGCAGTATCATGACAAGCAGACGGGGATTGTACGGAGCATCACAGATTCCCTTAAGTTTGCCAGCCAGTACCAGAACCTGGGACTGAAACCTCCCACCTGGCAGAGTGTTACACAGGCATTCCTCTTTGGGATCTCTCATCTCGAGATCTCGGGATTATCCCGGAAACTCGATGTTGAGGGACTGGAGATCTATGCCGATCCGCTCCTTGAGCATGTCTTTTTCACGCTCGCGGAAAATGTTCTCGTGCATGGTAAGACCGCTACCGGGATCCGGTTTTTTTATCAAAAAAGTCCAGGAGGGCTCACTCTTGTCTTTGAGGATAACGGTTCAACGATCCCGGAAGACATGAAAGAAAAAATTTTTGAGCGGAGATATGAGGAGAAGAAAGGTCTGGGCCTTTTCCTTGCACGGGAAATTCTCGGTATTACCGGCATGACCATCAAGGAGACCGGTGAAGCCGGGAAAGGCGCCCGCTTCGAAATCACCGTGCCGGAAGGAGCGTACAGGTTCGCCGGTACTTCGTGAGAAGCCCGGGATGACCGTGATCAGGCAGCCGATATCGATGAGTGCATTGATCGCGACGCGTTTCATATGATGCTCCTCAAGTCTGAATTTGGGAAGCGGGCAATAATAATGTTGGGGAAAGACCCGCATTATTATCATCTTCCGGCAAGACTGTTGATCTATCATGGCCACAAAGGAAATCTTCCACGGCGTTCCGGGTATCCTGCGCCCGTTCAAGGAGTTTATTGAGAAAAACGGACTGAAAAAAGGCGACCAGATCGTCTATTATGGAGTCCCAGGCACCTGCACGCCGTTTGTTGAGCTCCTCGCGTTCGCGGTCAGGTCACTCGAACTGGAGCAGGTATTTGTCCCGTTCGTTGATGAGAGCAGGGTGAAGAGGGTCAGCCATGTCGATCATGTAGGCATGCAGATGCACATGGCACCCGTGAAGTTCAACCCGAAAGCCATCGTCATCATGGGGGGGCTCTCGATGCCCAATGTGCCGGTGAAAGCAGAGCAGGTGAAAGCGGTTATTGCGAAACATCCCGGTGCTGCGGTGATCGGGGTCTGTTTCATGCATATGTTTGAGAAAGCCGGATGGCTGGGTACGGTATCCTTTGATTGCCTGATCGATGCGAATATTGATCCGGTCGAGGTTACGATAAACAAGTGATTTTTTAAAAAGGATATTCCCGGACTTCTTCTATTTTTTTAACCCCCGGAAAAATAACCCTCATATTCGCATTACGGTAACCTTTTCGGGTCCCGGATGGAGTGAACACTGTGGCTAAAAAAGCCTCGATGTAATGGCCATTGGCAGCCATCAGGAGAGGGGGTTTCCTACCGTATTTTTACAATCAGGGCAAGATTCAGGTGTATTTTCCGCAGGAATGGAAACCGGCAGTTTTACGGCCTTTTCCGGAACAGGTTTTAGGAAAAGAAGCCTTATTTGGGCTTATTTGACCTCATGATTCAGACCTCCCGGGTTCGTCACGGTCTGCTTTGCGCCGTGCCTGGATTCCCGTATCAGTTGGTTAAACCCCCCCCGGAAAAAAGTCGCCCACAATCGCGTTGTAGTGGCTGTTTACCCATCAGATGACCTGAACTCTGTGGTAAAATTCATTGCGATTTCCGGGCCATTGGCATCGATTATCTGACACTGTTTCCACGCGTATTTTTGCTAACGGGGGCTAAATATTACGATTTTTCCACCCGAGTCCAATCGGAGCCCGATAAGGGGTTTTTCAGATCCCAAAAACAGAAACGGGGCTCAATGCGGGGGTATTTTTGCGTATCTCTACGACCCTGATCCAAATGAGAATTCCGACGCATGAAAAACAGACTTATAAAAAAACCCTGAAAAAAAAAGTGATTGAACTGATCTACCTTGCTGGGATGATCAGTGAGCGCTCGCCGGCGGGCATAAACTCGCGGATTGCACCCTTTGCGAACTCGCGGCGTGGTTCGGAGAAGTCGAACTTGAGCGACGGGTCGGCGAATGTGATCTTGATCAACGGGGACAGGGTCCAGGCATCCTGGCGTCCATAGTGGGCTGCAGCTGCAATTGCTGCATATTCTCCCTGGTGTCCGACGTTCATTGCGTAGTTGGGGTAGTTTGGTCCACGGAGCTCGCCGATACAGCCTTCGTCGGGTCTGATCGACATTGAGTTGGTTGAACCGCACTGGTCCTGAAGGTCGTAGCCGAAGAAGCCGAGACGTGACCATCCTTCCTTGTGGGCGAGCATGGACATGTACCATCCGTTCAGACCGGCGTTGGAGTTTGCCGTTGCCAGTGAACAGGAGATACCTGCTGCTGCTGCAAGTACGGATGCACGCTGGGATCCGCCGAAGTGGCTCTCGAGGGTGGTGGGGTACTGTTCGTACTGTTCCATACCGTAGAGGGTGACTTCGGTTGCGATGTCGTTGAGGACTTCCTGGGTCTTCTTTGCCTTGCCGAGACCGCCGTGTTTGGCCTTGATGTAGTCAAGACCATAGTAGCAGTAGTCATCGAGGATGTTGTCGGTGTATGCTGCTGTTGCATACTGGGTGAAACCGACACCACCGGACATGTAGCTGCCGAGCCAGATCTGGTCGAAGAGCATTGCACCTGCACCGACGACTTCAAGGGTTGCCTTGACGGGGTCGTTGGGGTACTTGCGGTCTCCCTGGATCATGTCTGCGAAGTGACCGAACTTGATGCCACCTGGCTCGTTGGGGCCACGGGCACGGCGGGCGGGCAGAATGTCTGCCATCTGGATAACACCGGCGTGCTTTGCGGCGAATGCGAGGTCGGCGACTGCTGCCTCACCGGCACACATCTTGTATGCGCCGATAAAGGACATACCGATCTGCATTGCAGACCAGCGGGAGGTGGTTCCACCATCGCAGGTCCTGCTGACGGTTGTGGGGATGTGCACTGCCTGGAACATTGACTTTCCAACGGCTGCCTTGAGTGCTGCTGCACTCTTTGCCGGGAAGAGCTTGTCGAGGTTTAAGAGGAACTGGGGCTCGATGTCATCTGCCATCTCGTCGTCGCCAGTGAAGATCTTCACGTAACAGTCGTCGACAAGTGACGGGTGGGTCTCGACCATGTGTTCCTGAACGACTGCTGCGCCGGGCATGGCGTGGTTCAGCACGTGGAGGTACTCGTTGATGGTCTCAGGGGTGACTTCCTTGCCGAGACGCTTCTGGAGCGTGTTGTGGGCGAGGTCGAGGCCAACGATGATGGTCCTGCGGATATCATCCCACATCTGCTGCATTGCTGCATTGTTGACAAAGTGGAGGTCGTCGCCTTCTACAAAGACGTTGGTGCCGCTGACTTCGTAGGTCATCAGCTGGCGCTGACCGAGCGGGATACCACCACAGTGGCAGCGCTTGGGGTCGTACATGGAGATACCGCGGTCCATCTCGGCCTTCTTACCGGCCTTCATGAACTCCATCTTGCGCGGGGACTGCTCAAGACCTTCGCGGGCGAACACGGTTGCGGTTGCCTGGGGGTCTTCTGCAAACTTCTCCTTCATTGCCTTTAAGAAGAGCTTCTGCGTTCTCTCGATTTTTGCTTTTGCCATGATTATGCCTCCTTAGGCATGAAGCCGTATTTTACACGGAGCGTGTGGATGCGCTGGATGTATTCAACCAGTTCTGCGTCGTCACGGTAGGCAGTTCCTACGAGTGAGTGGTAGATGGTGCTGTGGGACTTGATCCACTTTGCGTCCATTGCCTTGCCGATCTTGACTTCGCCGTCAAGGGGAACGCCGACCTGGTCCTTGACAATCTTGATGATTCCTGATTTCTTGTCGAGAACACAGCGCTGGAGCATGTCGAACATCATTCCGTTCTCATCGAGACGGAGGGAGTGTCCGTGAACCGTGCATCCACGTACGCCGATGAGGGCTGGGTCAAAGAGCTCGGTGTTGACGAGGTCTTTTGCGTATTTTTCGAGGTCGCGTTCGCGGCACTCGACAATCTGACGGCCTGAAAGGGTACCTAGGTCAATGCCGCGGAAGCGGTATGCTTCGAGGTAGGACCTGAGGTAGGGCTGGCAGGGTGCATTGTACATCGAGTCGCTGAACTGGATGTAACGGACGCGGTCGCCGGCCTTTGCGCCGTCGGTCGGGGTTACCAGCTTGCGGACTGGGCAGTTGGGCTCCTGCTGCTCTGCGAGCGGCGGGTGTGCACTCTTGTAGGCTGAGCCTGGTACACGGTGTCCCATAATAAGAACGAGGTCCTTATCAGAGACATCACGGAGCTTTTCCAGCTTGTGGGCCGGGTCCATCTGCTTGCGCCTGTTGTCGGCGACAATAGTCTGGCCAGCACAATATTGTGGTTTGTATGCCATTTTTTTATCACTCCAATGAATCCTTCTTTTTCATAAGTTTCATCACTGACGATATGACTTCCGCCATTTTTTCGCGGGTGGGGGTCTGACCTCGGGTAACACCGCTCACAATGGACATCACCGTACCTTTGGTACGGATCTTATCTGCGGGTGGCATTACCACGGAGGTCTTCACTCCCTCTTTCGCGAAATCCTCATAATCTACAGGTGACTGGGAAACAACAACTGCCTTCACATCACAGGCTGCAAGAATAAACCGCACCTTGTGCACCACGTGGGAACGTACGTTCCCGTGGTGGAGAATGGCTATTTTGTGTTTCTCGATCTGCATGACCTCTTTGTCGGATAACCCAAAAGAAGCGCCGAGAACACCACCACTAATCTTTGGTGCGTCCGGCGGTACGCCACTTCCGGCATTCAGCACCAGCGTACTGATGCTGTATTCGACGCCCTGTTGTCGTAAGCCTGAGGTAATATCGCACACCGGCTTTGTCACGTGGCGGCGTCCGGGAGACATCCCGACCACTATGACATCCGGGTACCGGCATTCGGAGATGGTGCCCCGCTGGGCAATACCGCCTCCTTTACCCATGCCCATCGCCTCGCGGCAGTCAACAACCTGGGTTACTCGTCCAATCGGCATGATTATTTTATTCCCTGTAGGATTACGGGCTTGGACTTGCTGCTAGGATCAGCAAGGCCGAGCATTTCTTTGTCCGCATTCGGGCCGTACTTGCAGTAATCGACAAGTGACGGCTCGGTCTTCATGTATCTGCCTTCCTGGATACGGAAAGTAAAGTCGGTAAAGATCGATTCGCATGCGGCTTTCAGTGCGGGGATACTCTCACGGTCTTCAAGCTCAAGAAGAACATTACCTACATGAACCTGCAATTCGATATCCTGGTCACCGACCTTGATCGTCTTCCTCATGGGATGAGGATTAGCAAGACCTTTGGCGGGGCCATAGGGAATTATCGCCGGCAGGCGCTGTCCGTTTAAGAGCATGCGCCGGATACCGGGGACTTCGATGAGCTTGTTCAGCAGGCGTTCTGTAGTCTCGGGATTAAGCAACCGCTCTGCGGAAATCCTGCACTGGGGGAACGTGGCTTCTGTCATTCGTATCCTTTGATTGGGTTTAGATACCCTTTGCAACTGCCTGGATCGGCTTCTTGAATGCATCAAGCTGGCCGAAGGTGTCCTGGTAGATCTTCGAGGTGTGTTCGGGGCCGAACATCTGGGTTCCGGCATCGAGTGCACAGGCTGCGACGATACAGGGCATACCGACACCGGCTGCATGCCGGGTCACGACGTGGTT is part of the Methanoregula sp. genome and harbors:
- the mcrC gene encoding methyl-coenzyme M reductase I operon protein C codes for the protein MPIGRVTQVVDCREAMGMGKGGGIAQRGTISECRYPDVIVVGMSPGRRHVTKPVCDITSGLRQQGVEYSISTLVLNAGSGVPPDAPKISGGVLGASFGLSDKEVMQIEKHKIAILHHGNVRSHVVHKVRFILAACDVKAVVVSQSPVDYEDFAKEGVKTSVVMPPADKIRTKGTVMSIVSGVTRGQTPTREKMAEVISSVMKLMKKKDSLE
- the mcrG gene encoding coenzyme-B sulfoethylthiotransferase subunit gamma; amino-acid sequence: MAYKPQYCAGQTIVADNRRKQMDPAHKLEKLRDVSDKDLVLIMGHRVPGSAYKSAHPPLAEQQEPNCPVRKLVTPTDGAKAGDRVRYIQFSDSMYNAPCQPYLRSYLEAYRFRGIDLGTLSGRQIVECRERDLEKYAKDLVNTELFDPALIGVRGCTVHGHSLRLDENGMMFDMLQRCVLDKKSGIIKIVKDQVGVPLDGEVKIGKAMDAKWIKSHSTIYHSLVGTAYRDDAELVEYIQRIHTLRVKYGFMPKEA
- a CDS encoding DUF2124 domain-containing protein, producing the protein MATKEIFHGVPGILRPFKEFIEKNGLKKGDQIVYYGVPGTCTPFVELLAFAVRSLELEQVFVPFVDESRVKRVSHVDHVGMQMHMAPVKFNPKAIVIMGGLSMPNVPVKAEQVKAVIAKHPGAAVIGVCFMHMFEKAGWLGTVSFDCLIDANIDPVEVTINK
- a CDS encoding PAS domain S-box protein gives rise to the protein MSETQWRIIILTTSCLILLFSLYSFLAGITTVFPNLYYFPVILLAYRYHKKGVLYSAVLGLAYLVMALYFQYTNFPEIIGAFLRFVSFVAVAIVIAFLSATLEQKQLAYRSISEFNEGIISNANVWLAVLDAEGTIIVWNKAAEEISGYSADEVIGKNIIWKLIYPNPDYRKKISRTIMTIIREHRYFENFDTTIQAKNGEIKTISWNTRAITDETGVLNRYVAIGIDITKRQLAEKALAESEQRFRRTFDTAKDGLLLLDKETGKISRVNPAIAEMLGYPAVDLVGKSLNEIGILKDREGFLDFREMLNETGFVFFADVPVESREGNHLDTEVYLVDRATQVQCNVRDITRRKQAEIELVRRNEELRAANEQLAAAEEELRHNYDELSRKEQSVRESLDIYQRFFQTSQDCVFITTNDGHWVDLNDAAVELFGYSGRDELMQVKIPDLYANPEDRSRHIRIIAEKGFTKEFPVDLRKKDGMVMHTLITSVTRHDTDGNVTGFQGTIRDITERRRTETALQLARNKLNLLNSVTFTDIQNAIFSLSGYLDLEKQVSRNEKIQQYHDKQTGIVRSITDSLKFASQYQNLGLKPPTWQSVTQAFLFGISHLEISGLSRKLDVEGLEIYADPLLEHVFFTLAENVLVHGKTATGIRFFYQKSPGGLTLVFEDNGSTIPEDMKEKIFERRYEEKKGLGLFLAREILGITGMTIKETGEAGKGARFEITVPEGAYRFAGTS
- the mcrA gene encoding coenzyme-B sulfoethylthiotransferase subunit alpha; the protein is MAKAKIERTQKLFLKAMKEKFAEDPQATATVFAREGLEQSPRKMEFMKAGKKAEMDRGISMYDPKRCHCGGIPLGQRQLMTYEVSGTNVFVEGDDLHFVNNAAMQQMWDDIRRTIIVGLDLAHNTLQKRLGKEVTPETINEYLHVLNHAMPGAAVVQEHMVETHPSLVDDCYVKIFTGDDEMADDIEPQFLLNLDKLFPAKSAAALKAAVGKSMFQAVHIPTTVSRTCDGGTTSRWSAMQIGMSFIGAYKMCAGEAAVADLAFAAKHAGVIQMADILPARRARGPNEPGGIKFGHFADMIQGDRKYPNDPVKATLEVVGAGAMLFDQIWLGSYMSGGVGFTQYATAAYTDNILDDYCYYGLDYIKAKHGGLGKAKKTQEVLNDIATEVTLYGMEQYEQYPTTLESHFGGSQRASVLAAAAGISCSLATANSNAGLNGWYMSMLAHKEGWSRLGFFGYDLQDQCGSTNSMSIRPDEGCIGELRGPNYPNYAMNVGHQGEYAAIAAAAHYGRQDAWTLSPLIKITFADPSLKFDFSEPRREFAKGAIREFMPAGERSLIIPAR
- the mcrD gene encoding methyl-coenzyme M reductase operon protein D, coding for MTEATFPQCRISAERLLNPETTERLLNKLIEVPGIRRMLLNGQRLPAIIPYGPAKGLANPHPMRKTIKVGDQDIELQVHVGNVLLELEDRESIPALKAACESIFTDFTFRIQEGRYMKTEPSLVDYCKYGPNADKEMLGLADPSSKSKPVILQGIK